A stretch of Microbacterium sp. 4R-513 DNA encodes these proteins:
- a CDS encoding YciI family protein: MTTQQFLVIHMTDSTAPAQLPQDEDRRMLESWAQEGAEAGTLGSGASVAGRDRAKSVVVRDGRTIVTDGPFPEFKEWFAGYDLVEAESIDDAAAYMAKHPTAVHGRVLILPTVPLPWEQD, from the coding sequence ATGACCACTCAGCAGTTCCTCGTGATCCACATGACCGACTCGACCGCGCCGGCCCAGCTTCCTCAGGACGAGGATCGACGGATGCTGGAATCCTGGGCGCAGGAGGGCGCCGAGGCCGGCACCCTCGGCTCCGGCGCGTCGGTCGCTGGGCGCGACCGGGCGAAGTCGGTCGTCGTGCGCGACGGCCGGACGATCGTCACCGACGGCCCGTTCCCCGAGTTCAAGGAATGGTTCGCGGGCTACGACCTGGTCGAGGCGGAGTCCATCGATGACGCCGCCGCGTACATGGCGAAGCACCCGACCGCGGTGCACGGGCGCGTCCTCATCCTTCCGACCGTCCCGCTCCCGTGGGAGCAGGACTGA
- the rsmA gene encoding 16S rRNA (adenine(1518)-N(6)/adenine(1519)-N(6))-dimethyltransferase RsmA codes for MPVSLLGASEIRALAAELDVTPTKKLGQNFVVDANTVRKIVTVARVEPGDRVVEVGPGLGSLTLAILEAGASVTAVEIDHRLAEKLPATAAAHGVSDGALTVVDADALRVTALPGDPTVLVANLPYNVSVPVLLHFLETFPSLERGVVMVQAEVGERLAAPPGSKVYGAPSVKAAWYGPWRLAGTVSRQVFWPVPNVDSVLVAFERDPEPRGSEDERRRTFAIVDAAFQQRRKMLRQALSSVLGGSAAEASVVLERAGVAPTARGEELSVEDFVRIGRALDTA; via the coding sequence ATGCCCGTCAGCCTCCTCGGTGCCTCCGAGATCCGCGCCCTCGCGGCCGAACTCGACGTCACGCCGACCAAGAAGCTCGGGCAGAACTTCGTCGTCGATGCGAACACGGTGCGCAAGATCGTGACCGTCGCCCGCGTCGAGCCGGGCGACCGGGTCGTCGAAGTCGGCCCGGGCCTCGGGTCGCTGACCCTCGCGATCCTCGAGGCCGGGGCGTCCGTCACCGCCGTCGAGATCGACCACCGCCTCGCCGAGAAGCTGCCCGCCACGGCGGCCGCCCACGGCGTCTCGGATGGCGCGCTCACCGTCGTCGACGCGGATGCGCTCCGTGTCACCGCACTGCCCGGCGACCCGACGGTGCTGGTCGCGAATCTGCCGTACAACGTGAGCGTCCCCGTGCTCCTGCACTTCCTCGAGACCTTTCCCAGCCTCGAGCGCGGGGTCGTCATGGTCCAAGCCGAGGTGGGGGAGCGGCTCGCCGCCCCGCCGGGCTCCAAGGTCTACGGCGCGCCGAGCGTCAAAGCCGCCTGGTACGGACCGTGGCGTCTCGCCGGCACGGTGTCGCGGCAGGTGTTCTGGCCCGTCCCGAACGTCGACAGCGTGCTCGTCGCGTTCGAGCGCGATCCCGAGCCGCGCGGCTCCGAAGACGAGCGCCGCCGCACCTTCGCGATCGTGGATGCCGCGTTCCAGCAGCGTCGCAAGATGCTGCGGCAGGCGCTGTCCTCGGTGCTGGGAGGCTCGGCGGCCGAGGCATCCGTCGTCCTCGAACGCGCGGGAGTCGCCCCGACGGCACGCGGCGAAGAGCTGTCGGTCGAGGACTTCGTGCGCATCGGGCGCGCGCTCGACACCGCCTGA
- a CDS encoding stealth family protein encodes MSALPALPAPSALSVLPIEQHPWSGLLSRPDVVLDRGILNLVHDSTTPLEAQTEDLLLVASALETAGVDVILIRHEHRVPTLVVDVAARDAAFSALRTIGRHEPLYVKKARATAVLAAEAATPGSEPSAWRVYRPRITGSGSLRYGTSVAARLEFWRFGEEFVEAPGDNVLMRRTTAADDVSFATVTRYGRSWRTIAGMFDPLPDEFTEPVDIVFSWVDGSSTEFQRQRAARMAGYVVGEGDDGPARFRHVDELRYALRSVHMYAPWVRRIFIATDSPAPSWLLEHPKVTIVRSEEFFADPSVLPTHNSHAVEAQLHRIEGLAEHFLYSNDDMFFGRPVEPEMFFTPAGVSKFVECEVRIGAGPTATHRSGHDNALRVNRDLLRERFGRTIVRDLEHCAAPLRRSVVAELEEAFPEDFARTAASRFRSATDISVTNCLYHYYALMTGRAIATQRPRVRYVQTTMAKSLRRMEALAERRDVDMFCLNDGGETEIPEDVRVATLRETLEKMFPVRAPWERAELTEEQAAARSAHPSARR; translated from the coding sequence ATGTCTGCGCTGCCCGCACTTCCCGCACCATCCGCACTGTCCGTGCTGCCCATCGAGCAGCACCCCTGGTCGGGCCTCCTCTCGCGCCCCGACGTCGTGCTCGACCGAGGCATCCTGAATCTCGTCCATGACTCGACCACGCCCCTCGAGGCGCAGACGGAGGACCTGCTGCTCGTCGCGTCTGCGCTCGAGACCGCCGGCGTCGACGTCATCCTCATCCGCCACGAGCACCGGGTTCCGACGCTCGTCGTCGACGTCGCCGCCCGGGATGCCGCGTTCTCCGCGCTGCGCACGATCGGCCGTCACGAGCCGCTGTACGTGAAGAAGGCTCGCGCCACCGCGGTGCTCGCCGCCGAGGCCGCGACGCCGGGCTCGGAGCCCTCGGCGTGGCGCGTCTACCGGCCGCGCATCACGGGCTCGGGAAGCCTCCGCTACGGCACGTCGGTCGCGGCTCGGCTGGAGTTCTGGCGCTTCGGCGAGGAGTTCGTCGAAGCGCCGGGTGACAACGTCCTCATGCGCCGCACGACTGCCGCCGACGACGTCTCCTTCGCGACCGTCACCCGCTACGGCCGGTCGTGGCGGACTATCGCGGGCATGTTCGACCCGCTCCCCGACGAGTTCACCGAGCCCGTCGACATCGTCTTCTCGTGGGTGGACGGCTCCTCGACGGAGTTCCAGCGCCAGCGCGCCGCGCGCATGGCGGGCTACGTCGTAGGCGAGGGCGATGACGGGCCGGCGCGATTCCGGCACGTCGATGAGCTGAGATATGCCCTGCGCAGCGTGCACATGTACGCGCCGTGGGTGCGCCGCATCTTCATCGCGACCGACTCGCCCGCCCCGTCCTGGCTGCTCGAGCACCCCAAGGTGACGATCGTCCGCAGCGAGGAGTTCTTCGCCGACCCGTCCGTGCTCCCGACGCACAACTCCCACGCCGTCGAGGCCCAGCTGCACCGCATCGAGGGGCTCGCCGAGCACTTCCTCTACTCGAACGACGACATGTTCTTCGGCCGTCCCGTCGAACCCGAGATGTTCTTCACCCCGGCGGGCGTGAGCAAGTTCGTCGAGTGCGAGGTGCGCATCGGCGCCGGCCCCACGGCCACGCACCGCAGCGGCCACGACAACGCCCTGCGCGTCAACCGCGACCTGCTGCGCGAGCGCTTCGGACGCACCATCGTCCGCGATCTCGAGCACTGTGCGGCGCCGCTGCGGCGCAGCGTGGTCGCCGAGCTCGAGGAGGCGTTCCCCGAGGACTTCGCCCGGACCGCGGCATCCCGCTTCCGGTCGGCGACCGACATCTCGGTGACGAACTGCCTCTACCACTACTACGCGCTGATGACCGGCCGCGCGATCGCGACGCAGCGACCCCGCGTGCGCTACGTGCAGACCACGATGGCGAAGTCGCTGCGGCGCATGGAGGCGCTGGCGGAGCGCCGCGACGTCGACATGTTCTGCCTCAACGACGGCGGCGAGACGGAGATCCCCGAGGACGTCCGCGTCGCAACGCTCCGCGAGACGCTCGAGAAGATGTTCCCGGTGCGCGCGCCGTGGGAGCGGGCCGAGCTCACCGAAGAACAGGCAGCGGCTCGGTCGGCGCATCCCTCCGCACGTCGCTGA
- a CDS encoding phosphodiesterase translates to MRTAEYPAPERILLHLSDTHLRAAGSRLFDRVDSTERLSRALAAIEASGACPDALVFTGDLADWGEPAAYDQLREVVEPFAARLGARLFWVMGNHDDRSAFRDRLLDEDPVDPLTPHDRVDELDGLRLITLDSTVPGEHYGELGDAQLDWLRDELATPAPLGTILAMHHPPVPSVLPLAASVELRDQSRLAAALRDSDVRAIIAGHLHYSTFATFAGVPVSVASATCYTQDLTVPTGGTRPQDGAQSFNLVHVYDETVVHSVVPVDAPVPLEHIDAAEAHRRLLLAGVEPTVPRAPARFSDVRRDAPTEPLPVLR, encoded by the coding sequence ATGCGAACCGCGGAGTATCCGGCGCCCGAGCGGATCCTGCTTCACCTGAGCGACACGCACCTGCGTGCGGCCGGGTCGAGGCTTTTCGACAGAGTCGATTCGACGGAGCGCCTCTCGCGGGCCCTTGCCGCGATCGAGGCATCCGGCGCATGTCCCGATGCCCTGGTCTTCACCGGCGATCTCGCCGACTGGGGCGAGCCGGCGGCCTACGACCAGCTGCGGGAGGTCGTCGAGCCCTTCGCAGCCCGGCTCGGCGCGCGCCTCTTCTGGGTGATGGGGAACCACGACGACCGCAGCGCCTTCCGGGACCGGCTGCTCGACGAGGACCCGGTCGACCCGCTCACACCCCACGACCGCGTGGACGAGCTCGACGGCCTGCGGCTCATCACGCTCGACTCGACCGTCCCGGGGGAGCACTACGGCGAGCTCGGCGACGCGCAGCTGGACTGGCTGCGCGACGAACTCGCCACCCCCGCTCCGCTCGGCACGATCCTCGCGATGCACCACCCGCCGGTGCCGAGCGTGCTCCCGCTCGCCGCGAGCGTCGAGCTGCGCGACCAGTCCCGGCTCGCCGCCGCCCTGCGCGACAGCGATGTGCGGGCGATCATCGCGGGGCACCTGCACTACTCGACGTTCGCGACCTTCGCGGGCGTCCCCGTGTCGGTGGCCTCAGCCACCTGCTACACGCAGGATCTGACCGTGCCCACCGGGGGCACGCGCCCGCAGGACGGCGCGCAGTCGTTCAACCTCGTCCACGTCTACGACGAGACCGTCGTCCACTCGGTCGTGCCGGTCGACGCGCCGGTGCCACTCGAGCACATCGATGCGGCGGAGGCGCACCGCCGCCTGCTGCTCGCCGGCGTCGAGCCGACGGTGCCGCGGGCGCCCGCGCGATTCAGCGACGTGCGGAGGGATGCGCCGACCGAGCCGCTGCCTGTTCTTCGGTGA
- a CDS encoding aldo/keto reductase: protein MTDESRYRSRGGDLHRPYAAASDRYDSLDYRPVGASGLVLPPISLGLWWNFGDNIPFDRQREVLRHAFDRGITHFDLANNYGPPYGSAETNFGRMMREDFARYRDELIISSKAGYDMWDGPYANGGSRKYLLASAEQSLRRMSVDYVDIFYSHRYDPDVPLEETIGALDTLVRQGKALYVGISSYSAERTAVAAAIARSLGTPLVIHQPSYSILNRWVEDGLTGVLKQEGMGAIAFTPLQQGLLTSKYLGDGTAERAQERSSLGGRRLTDEALASLRGLDVIAKERGQTLAQLAIQWVLRDPVVTSALIGASTTAQLDENLAALSGPGFTTEELERIDALADAVGSEVWAESEAQ, encoded by the coding sequence GTGACCGACGAATCGCGCTACCGCTCCCGCGGCGGAGACCTCCACCGTCCGTATGCCGCGGCATCCGACCGCTACGACTCGCTCGACTACCGCCCGGTGGGCGCTTCCGGACTGGTTCTGCCCCCCATCTCGCTCGGGCTGTGGTGGAACTTCGGCGACAACATCCCGTTCGACCGGCAGCGCGAGGTGCTTCGGCACGCGTTCGACCGGGGCATCACGCACTTCGATCTCGCCAACAACTACGGTCCGCCGTACGGCTCGGCCGAGACCAACTTCGGCCGCATGATGCGCGAGGACTTCGCCCGGTACCGCGACGAGCTCATCATCTCGTCCAAGGCCGGCTACGACATGTGGGACGGACCGTACGCGAACGGCGGCTCCCGCAAGTACCTCCTCGCCAGCGCCGAGCAGTCGCTTCGGCGCATGAGCGTCGACTACGTCGACATCTTCTACTCGCACCGCTACGACCCCGACGTGCCGCTCGAGGAGACCATCGGCGCACTCGACACGCTCGTGCGGCAGGGCAAGGCGCTGTACGTCGGCATCTCGTCCTACAGCGCCGAGCGCACGGCGGTCGCCGCCGCGATCGCGCGGAGCCTCGGAACGCCGCTCGTCATCCACCAGCCGTCGTACTCGATCCTCAACCGCTGGGTCGAGGACGGGCTGACCGGCGTCCTCAAGCAGGAAGGCATGGGCGCGATCGCCTTCACGCCCCTGCAGCAGGGACTTCTCACGAGCAAGTACCTGGGTGACGGCACGGCCGAGCGCGCCCAGGAGCGCTCCTCGCTCGGCGGCCGGCGCCTGACCGACGAGGCCCTCGCGTCGCTGCGCGGGCTCGACGTCATCGCGAAGGAGCGGGGGCAGACGCTCGCGCAGCTGGCGATCCAGTGGGTGCTCCGCGATCCGGTGGTGACGTCGGCGCTCATCGGCGCGTCGACGACGGCCCAGCTCGACGAGAACCTCGCCGCCCTCTCGGGCCCCGGCTTCACCACCGAGGAGCTCGAGCGCATCGACGCCCTCGCCGACGCCGTCGGCTCCGAGGTCTGGGCGGAGTCCGAGGCCCAGTGA
- a CDS encoding MFS transporter produces MPSLGDLIAPRRLGTDFRWLLASSWTSNLGDGIALAAAPLLIASLTPSPILVAAGAMMQFLPWLLFGLLAGAIADHHDRRRLVMIADGLRAVVVLALVVFLVTGQANVWMVLATSFLYGTAEVFADSAGSTLLPMLVKPADLGIGNARMQAGYLVANQLAGPPLGAFLFAVGSFWPFVLQVLCVALAVLLISRIARTPVPEHQEGSRGTKAHAIREGLQWLRHNAPVRTLVIIILVFNVTWAAPWGVLVLYATEHLGMGPVGYGALTTASALGGIIAVFSFGWLEKRVSFSTLMRVCLSLEVLMHLSFAVTTSPVVAFVIMFGFGLYAFVWATISTTVRQRLVPMELQGRIASVNMVGVFGGLVIGQFIGGVLAQLFGLTAPWWFAFAGSAITLALVWRPISHIAAAKPVLDEEETDRLAAEDEPGAGGMPLPD; encoded by the coding sequence ATGCCTTCGCTCGGCGATCTCATCGCACCACGTCGCCTCGGAACGGACTTCCGGTGGCTCCTCGCCTCCTCGTGGACGAGCAACCTGGGCGACGGCATCGCCCTCGCGGCCGCACCCCTCCTGATCGCCTCTCTCACGCCCTCGCCGATCCTCGTCGCCGCCGGGGCGATGATGCAGTTCCTGCCATGGCTGCTGTTCGGGCTCCTCGCCGGCGCCATCGCCGACCACCACGACCGACGGCGCCTCGTGATGATCGCCGACGGCCTGCGCGCCGTCGTCGTGCTCGCCCTCGTGGTGTTCCTGGTCACGGGACAGGCGAACGTCTGGATGGTGCTGGCCACCTCGTTCCTCTACGGGACGGCCGAGGTGTTCGCCGACTCCGCGGGCAGCACCCTCCTCCCGATGCTCGTGAAGCCCGCCGACCTCGGGATCGGCAACGCGCGCATGCAGGCGGGGTATCTGGTCGCGAATCAGCTCGCGGGGCCGCCGTTGGGCGCTTTCCTCTTCGCAGTCGGCTCGTTCTGGCCGTTCGTGCTGCAGGTGCTCTGCGTCGCGCTCGCGGTGCTGCTCATCTCCCGCATCGCGCGCACGCCGGTTCCCGAGCATCAGGAGGGATCGCGCGGGACGAAGGCGCATGCCATCCGCGAGGGTCTCCAGTGGCTCCGGCACAACGCGCCCGTGCGGACGCTCGTCATCATCATCCTCGTCTTCAACGTCACGTGGGCCGCGCCGTGGGGCGTGCTCGTGCTCTACGCCACGGAACACCTCGGCATGGGTCCGGTCGGCTATGGGGCGCTCACGACCGCCTCCGCGCTGGGCGGCATCATCGCCGTCTTCAGCTTCGGCTGGCTCGAGAAGCGCGTCTCGTTCTCGACGCTCATGCGCGTGTGCCTCTCGCTCGAGGTGCTCATGCACCTGAGCTTCGCCGTGACGACGTCGCCGGTAGTCGCCTTCGTCATCATGTTCGGCTTCGGCCTGTACGCGTTCGTGTGGGCGACGATATCGACGACGGTCCGCCAGCGGCTCGTCCCCATGGAGCTGCAGGGACGGATCGCCTCGGTCAACATGGTGGGCGTCTTCGGCGGTCTCGTGATCGGCCAGTTCATCGGCGGCGTGCTGGCGCAGCTGTTCGGTCTCACGGCGCCGTGGTGGTTCGCCTTCGCCGGCTCGGCCATCACGCTCGCGCTCGTGTGGCGCCCCATCTCGCACATCGCCGCCGCCAAGCCTGTGCTCGACGAAGAAGAGACCGATCGACTCGCAGCCGAGGACGAACCCGGTGCGGGCGGGATGCCGCTGCCCGACTGA
- a CDS encoding YciI family protein, whose translation MSQQFVVVFMHDASGATLPPDEEQKMHEAWAHAAERAGRLGPGAPIAGADAAKAVAERDGRILITDGPFPEFKEWFAGFAILEAETLDEAAALMAEHPSAVLGRILVAPVVALPWER comes from the coding sequence ATGAGTCAGCAGTTCGTCGTCGTCTTCATGCATGATGCCTCCGGGGCGACGCTCCCGCCGGACGAGGAGCAGAAGATGCACGAGGCATGGGCGCACGCCGCCGAGCGTGCCGGGCGGCTCGGTCCAGGGGCGCCGATCGCCGGCGCGGACGCAGCCAAGGCCGTCGCCGAGCGAGACGGGCGCATCCTCATCACCGACGGGCCGTTCCCCGAGTTCAAGGAGTGGTTCGCAGGCTTCGCGATCCTCGAGGCCGAGACGCTCGACGAGGCGGCCGCGCTCATGGCGGAGCATCCGTCGGCCGTGCTCGGACGCATCCTCGTCGCCCCGGTCGTCGCGCTCCCCTGGGAGCGGTAG
- a CDS encoding RNA polymerase sigma factor, with the protein MPRARQVATVIADVAAAIARTHREEWARVVAGLARRFGDLDIAEETAADAFATAVERWPVDGIPPNPGAWITTTAHRKAIDRLRREARRDELHREALMLADDSPGQDVGAVDDDRLRLVFTCCHPALAMEARVALTLRIVGGLTVAEIAHAFLVPQTTMGQRISRAKAKMKAARIPFRLPDHDDLAERADGVLAVMYLIFNEGYLASGEDSDPLRPDLTGEAIRLTRLVRDLLPAGSAERAHATGLLALMLLTEARAGARVSPDGELVRLDEQDRRAWDRALIEEGLALVKESRDAAARGDGRLDRYQILSAINAVHASAQRARDTDWSRIVELYAELEQVDPSPIVTLNKAIAVSESDSPEAGLAMIERLGDALAGHHAFHTTRAELLRRVGRSADARTAYDRAIDLAGNTAEIAHLVRRRGQLAASGSDDLPARGAPS; encoded by the coding sequence ATGCCCCGGGCCCGGCAGGTGGCGACCGTGATCGCGGACGTCGCCGCCGCGATCGCGCGCACGCACCGAGAGGAATGGGCCCGAGTCGTCGCGGGGCTCGCGCGGCGCTTCGGCGACCTGGACATCGCCGAGGAGACCGCCGCAGATGCTTTCGCGACCGCCGTCGAGCGATGGCCCGTCGACGGGATCCCGCCGAACCCCGGCGCCTGGATCACGACCACGGCACACCGCAAGGCGATCGATCGCCTCCGGCGCGAAGCGCGCCGTGACGAGCTCCATCGGGAGGCGCTCATGCTCGCCGACGACTCGCCGGGACAGGACGTCGGCGCAGTCGACGACGACCGGCTGCGGCTCGTCTTCACGTGCTGCCACCCTGCGCTCGCCATGGAAGCGCGCGTCGCGCTCACTCTGCGCATCGTCGGCGGCCTCACGGTCGCCGAGATCGCCCATGCCTTCCTCGTGCCGCAGACGACGATGGGGCAGCGGATCAGCCGCGCGAAGGCGAAGATGAAGGCAGCCCGGATCCCGTTCCGGCTCCCCGATCACGACGACCTCGCCGAGCGCGCAGACGGTGTCCTCGCCGTGATGTACCTGATCTTCAACGAGGGCTACCTCGCTTCCGGCGAAGACTCCGACCCGCTCCGCCCGGATCTCACGGGGGAGGCCATCCGGCTGACCCGGCTCGTGCGCGATCTGCTGCCGGCCGGATCGGCCGAGCGTGCCCACGCGACGGGTCTCCTCGCGCTCATGCTGCTGACCGAGGCCCGCGCCGGGGCGCGCGTCTCACCCGACGGGGAGCTCGTCCGCCTCGATGAGCAGGATCGGCGGGCCTGGGATCGGGCGCTCATCGAGGAAGGTCTCGCGCTGGTGAAGGAGAGCCGGGACGCGGCCGCGCGCGGCGACGGCCGCCTCGACAGGTACCAGATCCTCTCGGCGATCAACGCCGTCCACGCGTCGGCGCAGCGGGCGCGCGACACCGACTGGTCTCGGATCGTCGAGCTGTACGCGGAGCTCGAGCAGGTCGATCCGAGCCCGATCGTCACCCTCAACAAGGCGATCGCCGTCTCGGAGTCCGACTCGCCGGAAGCGGGTCTGGCGATGATCGAGCGGCTCGGCGACGCGCTCGCCGGCCATCACGCGTTCCACACGACGCGCGCGGAGCTGCTCCGGCGCGTCGGGCGGTCCGCCGACGCGCGGACGGCCTACGACCGTGCGATCGATCTCGCCGGGAACACCGCGGAGATCGCACACCTCGTCCGCCGCCGCGGCCAGCTCGCGGCATCCGGTTCCGATGATCTCCCCGCGCGAGGAGCGCCCTCATGA
- a CDS encoding sugar porter family MFS transporter codes for MNTTGSIPADAFSFRSPYGRRAIGLSVAAAVGGFLFGFDSSVINGAVDSIQQDFGLNAVITGFVVAIALLGCAVGAIVAGNLSDRWGRLRVMFLGAVMFFVSSLGAGLAFSVWDLALWRVIGGLGIGIASVVAPAYIAEIAPRQIRGSLASLQQLAITLGIFAALLSDALLQNAAGGADEVLWFGLEAWRWMFLVGVIPSAVYGILAFTLPESPRYLIAKGRYDEARTIFERLVPAADLDQTMRDLQTTIETDRKNAGVSIRGPVLGLQRIVWVGIILSVFQQFVGINVIFYYSTSLWSSVGFDESNSFTISVITSIVNVLVTLVAIFLVDRVGRKPILLTGSVMMTLSLGAMAVAFLFATTNAEGAVSLPAPWGPIALIAANVFVIGFGASWGPLVWVLLGEIFPSRIRGKALGVAAGAQWIANFLITVSFPAMSEWSLPLTYGMYALFAALSFVYVAWRVPETKGMDIEQTETLFTRKNAQATGSA; via the coding sequence ATGAACACTACGGGCTCGATTCCGGCGGACGCATTCTCGTTCCGCAGCCCCTATGGCCGTCGAGCGATCGGCCTCTCCGTCGCGGCGGCCGTGGGCGGCTTCCTCTTCGGCTTCGACTCCTCCGTCATCAACGGCGCGGTCGACTCCATCCAGCAGGACTTCGGGCTCAACGCCGTCATCACCGGCTTCGTCGTGGCCATCGCCCTCCTCGGCTGCGCCGTCGGCGCGATCGTCGCGGGCAACCTCTCCGACCGCTGGGGGCGTCTGCGCGTCATGTTCCTCGGCGCGGTGATGTTCTTCGTGAGCTCGCTCGGCGCCGGCCTCGCCTTCTCGGTCTGGGATCTCGCGCTGTGGCGCGTCATCGGGGGTCTCGGCATCGGCATCGCCTCTGTCGTCGCGCCCGCCTACATCGCCGAGATCGCGCCCCGTCAGATCCGCGGCAGCCTCGCCTCGCTGCAGCAGCTCGCGATCACGCTCGGCATATTCGCCGCTCTCCTGAGCGATGCGCTGCTGCAGAACGCCGCCGGCGGCGCGGACGAAGTGCTGTGGTTCGGCCTCGAGGCATGGCGCTGGATGTTCCTCGTCGGGGTGATCCCGTCGGCCGTGTACGGCATCCTCGCCTTCACTCTTCCGGAGTCTCCGCGCTACCTCATCGCGAAGGGGCGGTACGACGAGGCGCGCACCATCTTCGAGCGGCTCGTGCCCGCGGCCGACCTCGACCAGACGATGCGCGACCTGCAGACGACGATCGAGACCGATCGCAAGAACGCCGGCGTCTCGATCCGCGGACCCGTGCTGGGCCTTCAGCGGATCGTCTGGGTGGGCATCATCCTGTCGGTGTTCCAGCAGTTCGTCGGGATCAACGTGATCTTCTACTACTCGACGAGCCTCTGGAGCTCGGTCGGCTTCGACGAGAGCAACTCCTTCACCATCAGCGTCATCACCTCGATCGTGAACGTCCTCGTGACCCTCGTGGCGATCTTCCTGGTCGATCGGGTGGGCCGGAAGCCGATCCTCCTGACCGGCTCGGTGATGATGACGCTCTCGCTCGGAGCGATGGCTGTCGCCTTCCTCTTCGCCACGACGAACGCCGAGGGCGCCGTCTCGCTGCCCGCCCCCTGGGGCCCTATCGCGCTCATCGCGGCGAACGTCTTCGTCATCGGCTTCGGCGCCTCGTGGGGGCCGCTCGTGTGGGTGCTCCTGGGCGAGATCTTCCCCAGCCGCATCCGCGGCAAGGCGCTGGGCGTCGCGGCGGGCGCGCAGTGGATCGCGAACTTCCTCATCACGGTGAGCTTCCCCGCTATGAGCGAATGGTCGCTGCCGCTCACGTACGGCATGTACGCGCTCTTCGCCGCCCTCTCCTTCGTGTACGTCGCGTGGCGCGTCCCCGAGACGAAGGGGATGGACATCGAGCAGACCGAGACGCTGTTCACCCGCAAGAACGCCCAGGCGACCGGCAGCGCCTGA
- a CDS encoding TatD family hydrolase, giving the protein MSEPRVPYPAEATDPSNYVRVREKGSRDVSYPDAPEPLVVPVYDNHAHLEIEDGVGLSLDEQLERAGAVGVVGVVQAGGDIDSSRWSAWAAASHPRVLAAVAIHPNEAPAYAAAGRLAEAIGVVDELAAQPRVRAIGETGLDFFRTDEAGLPAQFESFEAHIALAKKHAIAMQIHDRDAHDAVLETLERVGAPDRTVFHCFSGDAEMARIAGDRGYYLSFAGNVTFKNAQNLRDALAVIPRERILVETDAPFLTPSPHRGRPNAPYLVPVTVRFIAAELGVELDELCAQIAANTLEVYGSFDD; this is encoded by the coding sequence ATGAGTGAGCCGCGCGTGCCGTACCCGGCGGAGGCGACCGACCCGAGCAATTACGTCCGGGTGCGCGAGAAGGGCTCCCGCGACGTCTCGTATCCCGACGCGCCTGAGCCGCTCGTCGTCCCCGTGTACGACAACCACGCGCACCTCGAGATCGAGGACGGCGTCGGCCTGTCGCTCGACGAGCAGCTCGAGCGGGCGGGGGCGGTAGGCGTCGTCGGTGTCGTGCAGGCGGGTGGCGACATCGACTCGAGCCGGTGGTCGGCGTGGGCCGCGGCATCCCACCCTCGCGTGCTGGCGGCGGTGGCGATCCACCCGAACGAGGCCCCGGCCTACGCCGCGGCCGGACGGCTCGCCGAGGCCATCGGCGTGGTCGACGAGCTCGCCGCGCAGCCGCGTGTCCGGGCGATCGGCGAGACGGGGCTCGACTTCTTCCGCACCGACGAGGCGGGGCTTCCCGCCCAGTTCGAGAGCTTCGAGGCGCACATCGCGCTCGCCAAGAAGCACGCCATCGCGATGCAGATCCACGACCGCGACGCGCACGATGCCGTGCTCGAGACGCTGGAAAGGGTCGGGGCGCCCGACCGCACGGTGTTCCACTGCTTCTCGGGCGACGCCGAGATGGCCCGCATCGCGGGCGACCGCGGCTACTACCTGTCGTTCGCGGGCAACGTGACGTTCAAGAACGCCCAGAACCTCCGGGATGCGCTGGCGGTCATCCCGCGGGAGCGGATCCTGGTCGAGACGGATGCCCCGTTCCTCACGCCTTCACCCCACCGCGGGCGGCCCAATGCGCCGTACCTCGTCCCCGTGACGGTGCGCTTCATCGCCGCCGAGCTCGGCGTGGAGCTCGACGAGCTGTGCGCCCAGATCGCCGCGAACACGCTCGAGGTCTACGGATCGTTCGACGACTGA